From Niallia sp. Man26:
TCCTTTAAACCAAAGAGAGCTAACGATATCTTAATATAATAAACACCCAAAAAATCATCTTTGTACGGAATGAAAACTTTTTTCAACTACAACTTACAGTCGTCGGTTTTTCTAAGCTTTTTAGCTTCTGTTTGATTAGAAAAAACCCGTTATACTCATTAGGTGTAGTCAATTTTGATAACATTGCTCAAATTCGTCTTTCATGAGCCAACTAGTACAAGCCAAACCATTTTCATGATAAATTTCTTTATCAACTTCTAATTCAATGCTTCTATTTGAATTTGGATATTCAGGATCGTTGTTTACAATATACAAAGTATCTTCATCCTTCCAATGCATAGAAAAAGTAGATTTTGCATCACTATAATATATAGTTTTCACTTTATTTTCCTCATTATTAGTGACTTCAATCCATACATTAACTCCTCCGGCAGCGCCTCCATATAGTTCATAAAAAGCATTAGCTGTATACTTTTCTGTGGGTGACGATAACGGTCCAGGTCCTTTTTGGGTATAATCTTTATTAATATTATCAAACGAAAAAAAATAAATCCCATATAGTAGTACTCCTATAAATAGAAGTGAACTTGTCAAAGTGACAAGTAGTAGCTTTTTGGGAAAATGTTTCTTATTCAAAAAGTAGATTATTAAATAAATAAAAGAAACAATTAGCAAGAGTATTGTCAATATGGATAGTAAAAAACCGATTATATTCAACAAATATATAGATCCTCCTGTTACTTTATAGCTAATATTGTTTATTATACATTGTACATTTTATAAAAATGCAGCGTTAAATTTACTGACATTTATGTAAAAGGGTCAACCTAAGAAGGTTGACAAAAATTGTATTAGTGGAGCAAAGAAAAAAGTTTAATTACTGGCTGACAATATATCTTATTATTTTTAATTATTAAGGTATAGGTATTTACCTACAATAAATAAGATGTACCGTATAGTACGGCAGTACATCTTCAAAAACGTTACCAATTTTCAATAACTTAAGTAAAAAAGTGCCTGAGGACTCTGCTTAAATATAGTATATGTTTTACGAAGCTCTTTCTACAAATTTTACAAAATGTAAGTGTTAAAACTTATAGGATATTTTACCATTTTTTACTCTCCTCTTTTCATCCTATTTACTAAATAAAAATACTTTTGCAATAGTTCTTAGAAGTATGCAATTCTATTAGTAATGATGAAGAAAAAAAGGAGTGATCATATGTACAAAGTAGGCGAAAAGGTTCTACATTGTTCAGAAAAATACGAGATTTTATACATTTATGAGAGCGGTTTCGTAGAGATTAAAAAACATCCTTTTTCGATAAAATTAGTTCATATTACAGAAATTACTCGCAATGGAACTTGTTAGATACATCTACATGAGCTGGTTCTCAAAATATATCCATCTTCTGTGAATTGGATTAAGCTAAATAGCCTTTTTGTGGTTCTTTAGCCATTAACCCTTTTCTATACGCGAAGATTTACATTCCTTTCTACATATATAAGCATCTAGGATGCTAATAGCTTCTTTTACAAAATAAGCTAACAAGAAATTTAACATTATAATTAGCTAGGTATTATTGGATATGCTATACTTCTCGCTAGTTAATACCTATTTAATATAATGAAAGAAGGTTGCTTTATGAAGATTGCAGCACCTAAAATCTCACTAGAATTACCTGCGAAGAATTTTAGTGATATTTATTATGAGGAAGATCCCATATTGGAAATGTGTACAATAACAAACTCAGATTTTACATATGAGTCCTTAAACAGGGTTCGGCTAGACAAGGCTTTAATAAAGAATTGTAAGTTCACTAACACTGATTTTAGTAATATCTCTATTACGGATGTTGTGTTTGAGAATTGTGATTTCTCCAATGCTAATTTAAGTGGATCCTCTATCCATAGAGTTGAATTTACTAACTGCAAATTATTAGGAACCACGTTTCCAGAGTCTAGTCTTGGTAATGTGAAATTTAATAATAGCATATTAAATTTGGCTGCATTTGGGCATTCGAAACTTGAGAAAGTAGTATTTCAAGAAGCCGCTCTAAAGAATAGTGATTTTTATGAATGTAAACTTAAAAAGGTAGAGTTTGAATTATGTGACCTTGATGGTGCGAATTTTGAACAAACACCTCTTAAAGGGATAGACATTAGTTCGTCTAGTTTTGAATCGCTTATCGTCTCCATTGATAATTTAAATGGTTGTACCGTTTCTACTCATCAAGCTATTCAATTTTCTGCCTTAATGGGACTAGTTGTAAAAGATTAATGATTTTAACTCTAGCATAGATAGGGATAATTAAACTATTACTCTAAGTCTCGAAATGTGAACGCTAATTTTTGCGATTTACAAAGTAGCAGGTAAAAAAGAAGTATATCTTTTAC
This genomic window contains:
- a CDS encoding DUF5412 family protein; translation: MLNIIGFLLSILTILLLIVSFIYLIIYFLNKKHFPKKLLLVTLTSSLLFIGVLLYGIYFFSFDNINKDYTQKGPGPLSSPTEKYTANAFYELYGGAAGGVNVWIEVTNNEENKVKTIYYSDAKSTFSMHWKDEDTLYIVNNDPEYPNSNRSIELEVDKEIYHENGLACTSWLMKDEFEQCYQN
- a CDS encoding pentapeptide repeat-containing protein, whose amino-acid sequence is MKIAAPKISLELPAKNFSDIYYEEDPILEMCTITNSDFTYESLNRVRLDKALIKNCKFTNTDFSNISITDVVFENCDFSNANLSGSSIHRVEFTNCKLLGTTFPESSLGNVKFNNSILNLAAFGHSKLEKVVFQEAALKNSDFYECKLKKVEFELCDLDGANFEQTPLKGIDISSSSFESLIVSIDNLNGCTVSTHQAIQFSALMGLVVKD